From Salvia splendens isolate huo1 chromosome 3, SspV2, whole genome shotgun sequence, a single genomic window includes:
- the LOC121794820 gene encoding rust resistance kinase Lr10-like — MVKDQLYSIAPTQGTMRQLLVLASRRYKVIEFGSIYDITSLPPYSSCFKMYSISYVLDRALTGGDDESGSRFYLKWSRPSCDKCEAQGDYCRLQNSSAAEETECFTPQHATTGASTNHKPLAAGITAGVILLAFTAIASLFIFKAVKRRRKANQRIENSVKNHKDMRPRRYSYADVKRLTNNFKEKLSHEALHKGKLSDGTPVAVKVLDASQQDDEAFITEVEIIGGMQRVNILQLIGYCIDRRRRALIYEFMQGGTLADMVLSRENQNHTVGLEKQHQIALGIAKGVEYVHHESAQKFLNLVLNPRSILLDHNFNPKIIVSTTSADERTSQYTAPELFSSSSNIIPQKAYAYGFGMLLLDMVGTSVSTYSHGDDISDARFPEWLFKEEREEEKLNESVKKLLIVWVWCIQWFPSDRPSMKAVIEMLQQQTMPANAMPQCPFHLNTQN; from the exons ATGGTGAAGGATCAACTCTATTCAATTGCTCCAACACAGGGAACTATGAGGCAGTTGCTTGTCTTAGCCAGCCGCCGTTACAAAGTTATTGAGTTTGGTTCTATTTATGACATCACATCCTTGCCCCCGTACTCGTCTTGTTTCAAGATGTACAGCATTTCATACGTTCTAGACCGCGCATTGACTGGAGGAGACGATGAATCTGGATCTCGTTTTTATCTCAAATGGAGCAGGCCTTCTTGTGATAAGTGTGAAGCACAAGGGGATTATTGTAGGTTGCAAAATAGTTCTGCTGCAGAAGAAACTGAATGCTTCACCCCTCAACATGCTACAACAG GTGCATCAACAAACCACAAACCACTTGCTGCAG GGATTACAGCAGGGGTAATACTCCTGGCATTTACTGCGATCGCCTCGTTATTCATCTTTAAGGCGGtgaagagaaggagaaaagcAAACCAAAGGATAGAAAATTCTGTGAAAAATCACAAGGATATGAGGCCAAGAAGATACAGTTATGCAGATGTGAAGAGACTCACAAATAATTTCAAAGAGAAACTCAGCCATGAAGCACTGCACAAAGGAAAGCTCTCAGATGGAACTCCTGTCGCTGTCAAAGTGCTCGATGCCTCTCAGCAAGACGATGAGGCCTTCATCACTGAAGTGGAGATAATAGGTGGGATGCAACGTGTAAACATCCTTCAATTGATTGGATACTGCATAGATAGACGCAGAAGAGCTCTCATCTATGAGTTCATGCAAGGTGGAACACTTGCTGACATGGTTTTATCTCGAGAAAACCAAAACCACACAGTTGGTTTGGAGAAGCAACATCAGATTGCACTAGGCATAGCCAAAGGAGTTGAGTATGTTCACCATGAATCAGCCCAGAAATTCCTCAACTTGGTTTTGAATCCTCGGAGTATCTTGCTAGACCACAACTTCAACCCCAAAATCATAGTGTCTACGACGTCTGCTGATGAAAGGACATCACAATATACTGCTCCTGAGTTATTCTCGTCTTCATCAAACATCATACCACAGAAAGCATATGCTTATGGTTTTGGCATGCTGTTGCTGGATATGGTAGGCACAAGTGTGAGTACTTATAGCCATGGAGACGACATCAGTGATGCCCGCTTTCCAGAATGGTTGTTTAaggaggagagagaagaagagaaattGAACGAATCAGTGAAAAAATTGTTGATTGTTTGGGTATGGTGTATTCAGTGGTTTCCATCCGATCGTCCATCCATGAAAGCAGTGATCGAAATGCTTCAACAGCAAACCATGCCTGCTAATGCTATGCCTCAATGTCCTTTTCATCTCAACACCCAAAATTGA